From Vibrio tritonius, the proteins below share one genomic window:
- a CDS encoding GGDEF domain-containing protein gives MTDEFKKSTDNLKKAVPLMMKNIVATTPANYALWYTYVDNAIPEMNAQIDNIVKQNGVCPPSANEQMYQQYIASKAETSINDLKSNLEVLVGEITSSMNDTLTDTSGFSSLIDKSFSDLERVERDNLSIEEVMTIIRKLIVDSRQIRHSTSFLHNQLNTATEEITRLKDQLAEVQKDALFDSLTTLYNRRAFDRDIQTLFEIDQPMCLIVADIDHFKTLNDSYGHLFGDSVIRAIGKRLQSSCRDGINAYRFGGEEFILLVPQKSLRIARQFAESQRRSLEKLNIKDRRTGQQVSNITASFGVAERLPQDTPTSLLERADKMLYEAKHLGRNRVMPL, from the coding sequence ATGACCGACGAATTCAAAAAATCCACGGATAACCTAAAAAAAGCCGTGCCTTTAATGATGAAAAACATAGTGGCAACCACACCTGCCAACTACGCACTTTGGTACACTTATGTTGATAACGCCATTCCTGAAATGAATGCTCAAATCGACAACATCGTCAAACAAAATGGTGTTTGCCCTCCTTCCGCTAACGAGCAAATGTATCAGCAGTACATTGCAAGTAAAGCAGAAACCAGCATCAACGATCTCAAATCCAATTTGGAAGTATTAGTTGGCGAAATAACCAGTTCAATGAATGACACCTTAACCGACACCTCAGGCTTTTCATCATTAATAGATAAGAGTTTTAGTGACTTAGAAAGAGTCGAACGCGATAATCTTTCCATTGAAGAGGTCATGACCATCATCAGAAAACTGATTGTTGATTCACGTCAGATTCGCCATTCAACATCGTTTCTACATAATCAGCTCAATACCGCGACAGAAGAAATTACGCGTTTGAAAGATCAACTGGCTGAAGTACAAAAAGACGCACTATTCGATAGTTTAACCACCCTTTACAACCGTCGAGCGTTTGATCGTGACATTCAAACCTTATTTGAAATTGATCAACCTATGTGCTTGATCGTCGCCGATATTGACCATTTCAAAACATTAAACGATAGCTATGGCCATCTGTTTGGTGATAGCGTGATTCGAGCAATTGGTAAGCGCTTACAGTCATCATGTCGTGACGGAATTAATGCCTATCGCTTTGGTGGTGAAGAATTTATTTTGTTGGTTCCTCAGAAAAGTTTGCGTATTGCACGTCAATTTGCGGAAAGCCAGCGCCGCTCGCTAGAAAAACTGAATATTAAGGATCGCCGCACAGGCCAACAAGTCAGCAATATTACCGCGTCTTTTGGTGTTGCTGAACGCCTGCCACAAGATACGCCCACCTCACTACTCGAACGGGCCGACAAGATGCTGTATGAAGCGAAACACTTAGGGCGTAACCGAGTGATGCCGTTATAG
- a CDS encoding aldolase/citrate lyase/malate synthase family protein: MNMLTFDKKTSHHSTPFIAEHVFAVENISAGQQDEKQIKAKQLLDRLFPLEQGSHQDVTSYQIDYHHVLAYFKDGTHSGLSNNQQFAAFIGEKECPTSILFRDGAGSHVELLIARHQGTGKVQLVSIDDIQLETNTMFNETSGMRHWISLVKGDEQGRPQACSEDKEYRGKCGEEYFLTYCYEL, from the coding sequence ATGAACATGCTGACTTTTGACAAAAAAACATCCCACCACTCAACGCCGTTTATTGCAGAGCATGTGTTTGCGGTAGAAAACATCAGTGCTGGGCAGCAAGATGAGAAACAGATCAAAGCCAAGCAGCTTTTAGATCGTCTCTTCCCGCTGGAACAAGGTTCTCATCAGGATGTGACCAGTTACCAAATCGACTATCATCATGTTCTTGCCTACTTCAAAGACGGTACGCACAGTGGTTTAAGCAACAACCAGCAGTTTGCTGCGTTTATCGGTGAAAAAGAGTGTCCTACGTCTATTTTGTTTCGTGATGGGGCTGGGAGTCATGTAGAGCTTCTGATTGCGCGTCATCAAGGAACGGGAAAAGTGCAATTAGTTTCCATTGATGATATTCAGCTTGAAACCAATACCATGTTTAATGAGACATCTGGCATGCGTCATTGGATTAGCCTAGTGAAAGGTGATGAGCAGGGACGTCCTCAAGCGTGTTCGGAAGATAAAGAGTATCGCGGTAAATGTGGTGAAGAGTACTTTTTAACGTACTGTTACGAACTTTAA
- a CDS encoding DUF3612 domain-containing protein, with the protein MAVSKSLIRQSHFLGTKVRNLRKRNHLTMEDLSARCIRINPENAPSVSYLSMIERGKRVPSAEMLEVIAEVFQKPLTWFLDDEPDQDELTPDKGNRGGISGMALEPSFLFSRDILQIAIPEMLSQTGITGRQFAHLLIRAHQESLQNHFPDLERAAEDIGKKRLNLDVQDLLDLANQVGLTVHWIKRTPKQVVDEMGISAKQLVTSFFEPPGHVYLNEMLKDYPTRLKYDLAVYIGHNILHTKDGLKSVLTVGHTNRWEEETTPAGSSELNSQDILQAWRDFESSFFAGALLCPKVPFRQLLDRNGYEIDVHKKAGVSPSVAMRRMTVVSPYPHWHYFDAYGEGKLKAVYRGNGIPLPWGNMRTVNDPCQHWAVFRRLAHPQSGSSAQISILHVGNEPRIYCCESVNMTDAAGNNRVLCAGIDLNPAIEAQGGDAITIAEQLKASCVNQGGSTAIPLPIKRDLKTIAKILNINWIERGIETEAHLICSRGAVCPRNPSCYSNCQDSKSE; encoded by the coding sequence ATGGCCGTGTCAAAAAGTCTTATTCGACAGTCCCATTTTTTGGGAACTAAAGTACGTAATTTGCGCAAACGTAACCATCTCACCATGGAAGATCTCTCTGCCCGTTGCATTCGGATCAACCCAGAGAATGCACCTTCTGTTTCCTACTTATCCATGATTGAACGTGGTAAACGGGTGCCAAGTGCCGAGATGCTGGAAGTGATCGCTGAAGTATTTCAAAAGCCACTAACTTGGTTTTTGGATGACGAACCCGATCAGGATGAACTCACCCCGGATAAAGGCAATCGCGGTGGTATCAGTGGTATGGCGCTGGAACCCAGCTTTCTGTTCTCGCGGGATATTTTGCAAATAGCGATTCCAGAAATGTTGTCACAAACGGGGATCACAGGTCGCCAATTCGCCCATTTACTTATCCGGGCTCATCAAGAAAGTTTGCAGAATCATTTTCCCGATTTAGAGCGCGCAGCCGAAGATATTGGGAAAAAACGACTTAATCTAGATGTTCAAGACCTACTCGACTTAGCCAATCAGGTAGGGCTCACGGTTCACTGGATAAAACGCACACCCAAGCAGGTAGTGGATGAGATGGGCATCAGTGCCAAACAGTTGGTCACCTCGTTTTTTGAACCGCCTGGTCATGTTTATCTCAATGAGATGTTAAAAGACTACCCCACTCGGCTAAAATACGACCTAGCCGTCTACATCGGTCATAACATACTACATACCAAAGACGGTTTAAAAAGTGTCTTAACCGTTGGCCACACGAATCGTTGGGAAGAGGAAACGACTCCAGCCGGTTCATCTGAATTGAACTCACAAGACATTTTACAAGCTTGGCGAGATTTCGAATCGAGCTTTTTTGCTGGCGCGCTATTATGCCCTAAGGTGCCATTTCGCCAATTACTGGACCGTAATGGATACGAGATAGATGTGCATAAAAAGGCCGGAGTTTCTCCATCGGTGGCCATGCGCCGCATGACGGTCGTTTCTCCCTACCCACACTGGCACTATTTCGATGCGTATGGTGAAGGAAAACTGAAAGCCGTCTACCGTGGTAACGGCATTCCACTACCATGGGGTAATATGCGCACCGTTAACGACCCTTGCCAACACTGGGCAGTCTTCCGTCGCTTAGCCCACCCACAGTCAGGAAGCTCAGCGCAGATTTCAATTCTTCACGTTGGTAATGAACCACGCATCTATTGCTGTGAATCGGTGAATATGACTGATGCTGCTGGCAATAATCGTGTGTTATGTGCCGGTATCGATCTCAACCCAGCCATTGAGGCTCAGGGCGGAGATGCCATCACTATCGCTGAGCAATTGAAAGCCTCATGTGTTAACCAAGGCGGCTCCACTGCAATTCCTCTACCGATAAAGCGCGATCTTAAAACCATTGCAAAGATACTGAATATCAATTGGATTGAGCGAGGAATTGAAACCGAAGCGCATTTGATTTGTTCACGAGGTGCGGTGTGCCCAAGAAATCCGAGCTGCTATTCAAACTGCCAAGATTCCAAATCAGAATGA
- a CDS encoding alpha-ketoglutarate-dependent dioxygenase AlkB family protein, translated as MDQLSLFDPNAPAWQDVLNGKLLWDPSFLTPGEANVLLNQLMSNVPWKQESITLFGKSVKQPRLQTWYGDKGYHYSGLTLPPTPWLPALLPIKQACEVIAEQEFNSVLINLYRDGQDSMGWHQDNETELGKNPVIASLSLGESRRFLLRHLHCKSKLEYELNSGSLLIMGGELQHFWQHCVPKTARPKEPRINLTFRYVKG; from the coding sequence ATGGACCAACTTTCGCTTTTTGACCCAAACGCTCCTGCTTGGCAAGACGTTCTTAACGGTAAACTATTATGGGATCCCAGTTTCCTTACACCAGGCGAAGCCAATGTGTTGTTGAATCAGCTCATGAGTAATGTACCTTGGAAACAGGAATCAATTACTTTGTTTGGCAAATCCGTTAAGCAACCTCGTCTACAAACTTGGTATGGTGATAAGGGATATCACTATTCGGGGCTGACACTTCCCCCGACACCTTGGTTACCAGCTCTCCTCCCAATTAAACAAGCCTGCGAAGTCATTGCTGAGCAAGAATTTAATTCTGTTTTAATTAATTTGTATCGCGATGGGCAAGATTCGATGGGTTGGCATCAAGACAACGAAACGGAACTGGGTAAAAATCCGGTTATTGCTTCTCTATCGTTAGGAGAGTCACGTCGTTTTTTGTTAAGACATTTACATTGTAAATCTAAGTTGGAATACGAACTCAATTCCGGATCACTTTTGATCATGGGCGGCGAGTTACAACACTTTTGGCAACACTGTGTTCCCAAAACAGCGAGACCTAAAGAGCCTCGCATTAATCTGACGTTTCGTTACGTCAAGGGATGA
- a CDS encoding DMT family transporter, with the protein MPTQVFAIAFMLCSTLSLSLSGLMTKYLSDSFATQQLAFLRFALPGVLLMVVMMVTRFRLPVKAMRKALFLRSLCMAGCQLCFIYSLQTLSLVESVVLFSTGPLFIPLLEKLFFHVQLKVITLISLVITFSGVMLLAGDVSGIHWRPELAIGVLAGLFNAGSQLCLYRVTKSDMRNTELNAWSFVMAALALTPFLMTSPFSFSPAGSLTGHDVLMGIAVFAIALLVINTQLFRAKAYRIAESGSQLAPLIFTNLMFSALWQTLFFDVQYSNAQRLGLTLIVASTVFVGFGPKLVQSLQAMRLRHA; encoded by the coding sequence ATGCCAACACAAGTTTTTGCCATCGCGTTCATGCTTTGCTCAACATTAAGTTTGTCTTTATCTGGGTTAATGACCAAATACCTTTCAGACAGCTTTGCAACGCAGCAATTGGCTTTCTTGCGTTTTGCTCTGCCTGGGGTATTGCTGATGGTTGTGATGATGGTGACGCGTTTCCGTCTACCGGTGAAAGCCATGCGTAAAGCGCTCTTTTTACGCTCCCTATGTATGGCAGGGTGTCAGCTCTGTTTTATTTACTCACTGCAGACCTTAAGTTTGGTGGAAAGTGTCGTCTTGTTTAGTACTGGACCACTTTTCATTCCTTTGTTAGAAAAACTGTTTTTTCATGTTCAGCTCAAAGTCATTACTTTAATCAGTCTAGTGATTACCTTTAGTGGGGTAATGTTACTGGCTGGTGATGTGTCTGGCATTCATTGGCGTCCAGAATTGGCTATTGGCGTTCTTGCGGGGCTCTTTAATGCCGGCTCGCAACTTTGCCTTTATCGTGTGACTAAAAGTGATATGCGCAATACGGAGCTGAACGCGTGGAGTTTTGTGATGGCAGCACTAGCGCTAACCCCTTTCCTCATGACATCCCCTTTTTCGTTTTCCCCAGCAGGTAGCTTAACGGGTCACGATGTCTTGATGGGAATTGCAGTGTTTGCCATCGCCCTTCTTGTCATCAATACCCAACTGTTTCGAGCTAAAGCGTATCGAATCGCGGAGTCTGGTTCGCAATTGGCACCATTAATCTTTACCAATTTGATGTTCTCTGCATTGTGGCAAACGCTGTTCTTCGATGTTCAGTATTCGAATGCGCAGCGTCTTGGATTGACACTCATTGTTGCCTCAACGGTGTTTGTTGGGTTTGGACCTAAGTTAGTTCAATCGCTGCAAGCGATGCGACTGCGCCATGCTTGA
- a CDS encoding LysR substrate-binding domain-containing protein has protein sequence MRKLLPLKSLYTFVAVAETGSMTEAAKVLNVSHSAVSQAIKSIETQLDQPLFNRIGRNVELNHAGYRYYKKIGPSLEHIVEATESMLRKPTNHRLTLNMITSLALHWWIPRVPKFQQIAPSLDIRISNLSGPFSLEAEGVDVALIHGIKDEWQDYYCEELGDDQLVLVCHPELVPTGDPIDLANIILQHPIIMATSSRRINDWKVWCQAHQLPQPQRQNNLSFTSSAQAVQAAYRKLGLFVTHKIFVKESLEQGLLVTLGQEVPHPTQRFFFACSVDKLKQESVLTLRHWLRAEFNTPTSLGLEHVNKTNTKQAEHTKPQ, from the coding sequence ATGCGCAAACTACTTCCTCTAAAATCTTTGTACACTTTTGTGGCGGTTGCCGAAACAGGCAGCATGACTGAAGCGGCAAAAGTACTTAATGTCAGTCATTCAGCCGTTAGCCAGGCGATCAAATCCATTGAAACACAGTTAGACCAACCGCTGTTCAACAGAATTGGGCGTAATGTAGAGTTAAACCATGCGGGTTATCGATACTACAAAAAAATTGGCCCATCGTTAGAGCATATTGTTGAAGCGACAGAGTCGATGTTACGCAAGCCAACCAATCACCGTTTAACTCTAAATATGATTACATCATTAGCGTTACATTGGTGGATTCCACGCGTACCAAAATTTCAACAAATCGCGCCATCACTTGATATCCGTATCTCAAATTTATCGGGACCTTTTTCCCTAGAAGCTGAGGGGGTAGATGTGGCACTGATTCATGGTATTAAGGATGAATGGCAAGATTATTACTGTGAAGAATTAGGCGATGATCAACTCGTGCTTGTGTGTCATCCAGAACTGGTACCAACTGGTGACCCTATCGATTTAGCTAACATCATTCTTCAGCACCCCATCATTATGGCAACCAGCTCAAGGCGAATTAACGACTGGAAGGTATGGTGCCAAGCTCACCAATTACCTCAGCCCCAACGGCAAAATAATTTATCATTCACCTCGTCAGCACAAGCAGTGCAAGCGGCTTACCGTAAACTGGGACTATTTGTTACCCATAAGATTTTTGTAAAAGAGAGCTTAGAGCAGGGCTTATTGGTTACGTTAGGCCAAGAAGTTCCACACCCAACTCAACGCTTTTTCTTTGCTTGCTCAGTCGACAAGCTCAAACAGGAAAGCGTGTTAACGCTGCGTCATTGGCTGAGAGCTGAATTTAACACTCCAACCTCATTAGGGCTTGAGCATGTAAACAAAACCAATACAAAGCAAGCAGAACACACTAAACCACAATAA
- a CDS encoding pirin family protein — protein MTTLREIRQLIPAQPTSDGDGVKIRRIAGFNNAALSPFLMVDELKSDQRADYVGGFPPHPHRGIETLTYMIQGHFQHRDHMGNIGELRSGGAQWMAAGRGVIHSEMPIMQDGQLLGFQIWINQPAKDKMIPARYHDYQPETITELRDESIGLVRVLAGNLNLKEQTLTGPLTQTGVPAMVADWRSTAGQEIEITTRSTDNTMVYVYQGNIEIRDKAVRQGEMAVMTKGELLQLVANDSSGVLIFNGQPINEPVVHYGPFVMNSVQEIEQAINDFNNGVFETY, from the coding sequence ATGACCACATTACGAGAGATACGCCAATTGATTCCTGCCCAACCAACATCGGATGGAGACGGAGTGAAAATTCGCCGTATTGCTGGATTCAATAACGCTGCTCTATCTCCATTTTTAATGGTAGATGAATTGAAATCAGATCAACGCGCTGACTATGTTGGTGGTTTTCCTCCCCACCCTCACCGTGGTATCGAAACCTTAACCTATATGATTCAAGGTCACTTTCAGCATCGAGACCATATGGGAAACATAGGCGAATTACGTAGCGGTGGCGCTCAGTGGATGGCTGCAGGCCGTGGTGTGATTCACAGCGAAATGCCAATTATGCAAGATGGCCAGTTGCTTGGTTTCCAAATTTGGATCAATCAGCCAGCAAAAGACAAAATGATTCCTGCTCGTTATCACGACTATCAGCCAGAAACGATCACAGAACTTCGTGATGAATCAATCGGTTTGGTTCGTGTTTTGGCGGGAAATTTAAATCTCAAAGAACAGACATTAACTGGGCCGCTCACTCAAACAGGCGTACCAGCCATGGTCGCCGATTGGCGTTCAACGGCAGGTCAAGAAATAGAAATCACCACACGTTCAACTGATAACACCATGGTTTATGTCTACCAAGGCAACATCGAAATACGAGATAAAGCGGTAAGGCAAGGTGAAATGGCCGTCATGACGAAAGGTGAATTACTGCAATTGGTCGCAAACGATAGTAGTGGTGTACTGATTTTTAACGGTCAGCCGATCAACGAACCTGTTGTGCATTATGGTCCATTTGTGATGAATAGCGTACAAGAGATCGAACAAGCGATTAACGACTTCAACAATGGCGTCTTTGAAACCTATTAG
- the ppnP gene encoding pyrimidine/purine nucleoside phosphorylase, which yields MIEENSYFDGTVKSLGFEQEGNAVTVGVMLAGEYTFSTGAPERMTVVNGQIVVKREGETVWHTFNNGDLFEVAGNSSFELTVSVNTAYLCEYL from the coding sequence ATGATCGAGGAAAATAGCTATTTTGATGGTACCGTTAAATCACTGGGTTTTGAACAGGAAGGTAATGCCGTTACAGTGGGTGTGATGCTTGCTGGTGAATACACTTTTTCAACTGGTGCTCCTGAACGAATGACGGTGGTCAATGGTCAGATAGTGGTAAAGCGCGAAGGCGAAACAGTGTGGCACACTTTTAACAATGGTGACTTATTTGAAGTCGCGGGTAACTCATCTTTTGAGCTTACAGTGAGTGTTAACACTGCTTATTTGTGTGAATACCTTTAA
- a CDS encoding DUF2850 domain-containing protein: MSVSSNRNQTLRAVRMSNILLNEKIFKAVFFSISFVILVVSGVYGYDAYKAYINPSNVYGKWIEVGTPTYQTDILRLSEKGVYRNNHLISTTFEFNGSTVSISTGDGVTKYELTGGETAPQLKRVKPSLPSQTLVKHGYEHKVEATAASNGSQDRRLMLSEHFKEGK, translated from the coding sequence ATGTCAGTATCAAGTAACCGCAATCAAACCTTGAGAGCCGTTCGTATGAGCAACATATTGCTAAATGAGAAAATTTTTAAAGCTGTGTTTTTCTCTATTTCCTTCGTTATTTTGGTGGTCTCCGGCGTTTATGGCTACGATGCTTATAAAGCCTACATAAATCCAAGTAACGTGTATGGTAAGTGGATCGAAGTTGGTACTCCAACATACCAAACAGATATTTTGCGATTGTCAGAAAAAGGCGTTTATCGCAACAATCACCTGATAAGCACCACTTTTGAGTTCAATGGCAGTACCGTTTCTATTTCTACTGGTGATGGTGTCACTAAATACGAACTCACCGGTGGCGAAACGGCACCACAATTAAAACGAGTTAAACCGAGTTTACCTTCTCAGACCTTGGTTAAACATGGTTATGAACACAAAGTTGAAGCAACAGCAGCCTCTAACGGCTCACAGGACCGACGTCTAATGCTGTCGGAACACTTCAAAGAAGGCAAGTAA
- a CDS encoding TrkH family potassium uptake protein yields MMYQPQGGRFFNYQNKKHNNKGNEPRVIFITFLLVLLPAAFLLTLPIFSVNGLSLIDALFTATSAISVTGLGVVDTGQHFTRAGQVLLLLLMQVGGLGQMTLSAVLLYLFGVRLSLQQQALAKEALGQERGINLRSLVKKIMTFALLTELLGMALLAWRWVPQLGWGEGLFLALFHAVSAFNNAGFSLFSNSLTGYVGDPLVIITLSGLFILGGLGFTVIGDVWANGIKGWHRLHLHSKIMLTATPTLLAVGTLLFYLLERHNPQTLAPLSTSSQWLAAFFQSASARTAGFNSVDIGAFTQPALLIMILLMLIGAGSTSTGGGIKVSTFMVALVATWSFLRQKPHVVMFRRTVSWPTVTKALAIIVVSGAILTLAMFLLMITEQATFAQVVFETISAFATVGLTAGLTAQLSEPGKCIIIVVMIVGRLGPLTLAYMLARPEPTLLKYPEDNVLTG; encoded by the coding sequence ATGATGTATCAACCACAAGGTGGTCGGTTCTTCAATTATCAGAACAAGAAACACAATAATAAGGGTAATGAACCTCGAGTTATCTTTATCACTTTTCTTTTGGTGCTGTTACCAGCAGCATTTTTACTGACTTTACCTATCTTTTCTGTCAATGGATTAAGTCTTATTGATGCTCTGTTCACGGCAACGTCGGCCATCAGTGTTACAGGGCTTGGTGTGGTTGATACCGGACAACATTTTACTCGCGCTGGACAAGTATTGCTGCTGCTTTTAATGCAAGTAGGTGGTTTAGGGCAGATGACGCTTTCGGCCGTTCTGTTGTATCTATTTGGCGTAAGGTTAAGCTTGCAACAGCAAGCGTTAGCAAAAGAAGCATTGGGCCAAGAGCGCGGGATCAATCTGAGATCATTGGTTAAGAAAATCATGACCTTTGCTTTGCTCACTGAATTGTTGGGAATGGCGCTGCTTGCTTGGCGATGGGTTCCCCAATTAGGGTGGGGAGAAGGGCTGTTTTTGGCTCTGTTTCATGCAGTGTCGGCATTTAACAATGCTGGTTTTTCCCTATTTTCAAATAGCTTAACTGGTTATGTGGGCGATCCTCTTGTTATCATTACGTTATCGGGATTGTTTATTCTTGGTGGGCTTGGTTTTACCGTGATTGGTGATGTGTGGGCAAATGGTATAAAAGGCTGGCATCGATTACATCTCCACAGCAAAATTATGCTGACGGCGACACCCACGTTACTCGCGGTCGGTACATTACTGTTCTATCTTCTCGAACGTCATAACCCCCAAACCTTAGCCCCTCTTTCTACTTCATCTCAATGGCTGGCGGCTTTTTTCCAATCAGCAAGCGCGCGTACTGCCGGTTTTAACAGTGTTGATATTGGTGCATTTACCCAGCCAGCATTACTGATTATGATTTTATTGATGCTGATAGGTGCAGGCTCAACATCGACTGGCGGCGGGATAAAAGTATCCACCTTTATGGTGGCATTGGTTGCTACATGGAGCTTTTTACGCCAAAAACCTCACGTAGTTATGTTTCGCCGTACGGTCAGTTGGCCTACGGTCACTAAGGCACTGGCAATCATTGTTGTGAGTGGTGCTATTTTGACCCTAGCGATGTTTTTGTTGATGATAACGGAACAAGCGACGTTCGCTCAGGTGGTGTTTGAAACCATTTCGGCGTTTGCGACGGTAGGGCTTACCGCTGGGTTAACGGCTCAATTAAGTGAACCTGGAAAGTGTATTATTATTGTGGTGATGATAGTGGGACGTTTAGGACCTTTGACTTTGGCCTATATGTTGGCTCGTCCTGAGCCAACCTTATTGAAATATCCAGAGGATAACGTGTTAACTGGCTAA
- a CDS encoding potassium channel family protein → MKFRDKQFAVVGLGRFGLSVCQELVDSGAQVLAIDVDEEKVKVAANIATQAIVANCTSEETVAELKLNEYDMVMVSIGENVNSSMLATLVIKDLGAKSVWVKANDKAHVKILQKIGADHIIMPERDMGVRVARKMLDKRVLEFQELGSGLAMTEIVIGSKLMGKKIADLPFAEREGVLILGFKRGAHVHPTPDLDIELEIGDMLIVVGPQLTLTKGLKSL, encoded by the coding sequence ATGAAATTTAGAGATAAACAGTTCGCGGTGGTTGGGTTAGGTCGTTTTGGTCTATCTGTATGTCAGGAATTAGTCGATTCAGGTGCGCAGGTACTTGCTATCGATGTTGATGAAGAAAAAGTAAAAGTGGCAGCCAACATTGCTACGCAGGCAATCGTTGCTAATTGTACCAGTGAAGAAACCGTCGCTGAGCTTAAATTAAATGAATACGATATGGTGATGGTTTCGATTGGTGAAAATGTGAATTCTTCAATGTTAGCCACGCTTGTCATTAAAGATTTAGGGGCTAAGTCGGTTTGGGTTAAAGCCAATGATAAAGCACATGTAAAGATCTTACAGAAAATTGGCGCCGACCATATCATCATGCCTGAGCGTGATATGGGAGTCCGTGTTGCCCGCAAAATGCTGGACAAGCGTGTGTTGGAATTTCAAGAGTTAGGCAGTGGACTCGCCATGACTGAAATCGTGATTGGCTCAAAACTGATGGGGAAAAAGATTGCGGATTTGCCCTTTGCTGAGCGAGAGGGTGTGCTTATTTTAGGTTTTAAGCGCGGAGCGCATGTTCATCCGACACCAGATCTGGACATTGAATTAGAAATTGGTGACATGCTCATTGTGGTTGGTCCTCAGTTGACTCTGACCAAGGGGCTAAAATCACTATGA
- a CDS encoding mechanosensitive ion channel family protein — MNEFIQLLKDSPYLKDWDNSVVLITLASLVAWGLWRFTYTKLLSLSERTSFHWDDLLLHALKTPVSTLIWCWPATISVGLLLEDNFKTQFNWLAQLKLLMVISICVWILIRLVTEIERQFLKDKKRDETTVQAVAKVARTFFVVIGLLSFMQAFGLSLSGLLTFGGVGGLIVGLAAKDLLSNFFGGMMIYFDRPFKVGEWIRSPDRQIEGTVERIGWRMTIIRTFDKRPLYVPNSVFSNIIVENPSRMLNRRINETIGLRYEDSTKMDTIIAQVKEMLENHPEIDNHQTLIVNFNAFGPSSLDFFIYTFTKTVNWIRYHEVKQDVLLKIVEIIRNNDADIAFPTRTLFIEPTQTDAILSQAAQPAAK, encoded by the coding sequence ATGAACGAATTTATTCAACTGCTAAAAGACTCACCCTACCTTAAAGATTGGGATAACAGCGTTGTTTTGATTACATTAGCAAGCTTGGTCGCTTGGGGGTTATGGCGCTTCACTTACACCAAATTACTCTCTCTGTCTGAACGTACCAGTTTTCACTGGGATGACTTGCTATTACACGCATTAAAAACACCAGTGAGTACATTAATCTGGTGCTGGCCAGCCACTATTTCTGTGGGCCTATTGCTTGAAGATAACTTTAAAACACAGTTTAACTGGCTTGCCCAGCTTAAATTATTAATGGTGATTTCGATCTGTGTTTGGATCTTGATTCGTCTCGTTACCGAAATTGAGCGCCAATTTCTTAAAGACAAAAAACGTGACGAAACCACAGTGCAAGCGGTGGCGAAAGTAGCTCGAACCTTCTTTGTTGTTATTGGCCTACTTTCCTTTATGCAAGCATTCGGTTTAAGCCTTTCTGGTTTACTAACCTTCGGTGGTGTCGGTGGTTTGATTGTGGGTCTTGCGGCAAAAGACCTGTTATCTAACTTCTTTGGCGGCATGATGATCTATTTTGACCGCCCATTCAAAGTCGGGGAATGGATTCGCTCTCCAGACCGCCAAATCGAAGGCACTGTCGAGCGTATCGGATGGCGTATGACCATCATCCGTACTTTCGATAAACGACCACTTTACGTACCAAACTCCGTATTCAGCAACATCATTGTTGAAAACCCATCACGCATGCTTAATCGACGAATTAATGAAACCATTGGTTTACGGTATGAAGATAGCACCAAAATGGATACCATTATTGCGCAGGTGAAAGAGATGCTGGAAAATCACCCGGAAATTGATAATCACCAGACATTAATTGTTAACTTCAATGCGTTTGGTCCATCTTCGCTCGATTTCTTTATTTATACATTCACTAAAACCGTTAACTGGATTCGATATCATGAGGTAAAACAAGACGTTTTACTGAAGATTGTCGAGATCATCCGTAACAATGATGCAGACATCGCGTTCCCAACTCGGACATTGTTCATCGAACCGACTCAAACGGATGCGATATTATCTCAAGCAGCACAACCGGCTGCAAAGTAA